ggaagggagggagggagggagggcagaaatGCTTGTGATTCTACTCTTGCAGAATAGGAAATTCAGAGTTCAAGTTGATAGagcacttgataaatgtttaGATCAACTAGAGTGTACGCATTTAGCAAACAAACAATATTAGCACGTTTAATGTTAACCTGCCGTCGCACACTGGGACAAGCGAGCAGAAGTTAATGGGCCTTCGTGCCGCCTGGAGCTCTATCCATCAGGCCACCTGTGCCGTCACCATCCACGCCGACTTCATGTAGCGTATACAGTAGTGTGCAACCCTAGTTGTCTGCTGAGCTCAGCTTAATTGTTTCCAAATACTTTGATATTTCTGTGAGAACCATTTCCAGAATACAAAGTAAATGTCATGCCTTCTGTGGATCAGAACAAACTTCCTACCTTTTCTGTCGACAGCGTCAAAGACTGGGGCTTTGCCCCCGAGGGAGGGTGGCCTCAGGCCGGGAAAGGGGCTCCTGTGTCCGCCAAACCATCTCTGTGGTGGGAGCCTGGCTTTTCCGCACTGTCTGTCTCTGTCCTCAGTGGCAGGTTTTGAATAAGGCGAAGAATCATATTCAGGAACTGGAACAAACCTTGGATAATCTGCTGAAGCTGAAAGGTAAGAGATCCCTACCTGCCACCCCTCTACCTCCCAGGGAAGGGCTGGTTTGTTTTCCTACTGAAAACAGGGAGATTGGGTTAAgccaaatgaatatatatttattgagagcctactgtgtgccaggcactgcacctGGGCCAGGGGTACGGTGAGATCCATgcccctgtcctcagggagcttaGCGTCTGGCAGGACAGACAGATGTCAGCGGGCTGTGTGAGCATGATGAGTTCCTTCCTAGGTGCTGTTGAAGGGTGCCTGACCTCCTCAGGTCAGAGAGGCCAGAGAAGTGGACTGGGGCCTGTCCAACTCAAAAGCAAAGGGCAGAAGCTGTCTCCCTTCCTTGCACTCAGGCTGGGAGACATGGCTGGCTGGGAATTTGGGTTTCATAAGCTAGTGGAAGCCGAATTCTGAAAGGGATactttccatgtcttgactgagAAAGTCCAGTTCAAGAAACTCTTCCCCTGTTCTAGTGCTCTCCCCCCACACCTAACAGGAGAGGTGAAACTGGGCTCTTGACTCCCTAACACTGAACCTGGGTGGGCTCAGCGACCACCCATGGTCCACCCAGGCCAGAAAGGCAGGAGAGACTGGACAAAGTCCCAACTTTATCATGTGTGACCCTTGACTTCAACTTCCCTCATAGAATCCTTCAACCTGGAGGATGGGAATGTAAACAGCTTAGAGGAGGTCAAGGAAGAATATGCCAGCATGTACTCCAGAAATCCCAGGTAAGACACCCAAGCACCAGGAGACCTAGAATCTGCAGTTCTACTACCACAGTGCTGCTACAGCTCCACAGCCCACCTTTCCCCTCCAGAACGCAGAACCGAGGAAGAGGTGCTGCTTACCTGTTTAGAACAGTCTTGTGCTGGAGAGATTTCTTTTCTATGTTATTTGAATCACACGCATTGGATTTTTTCCCGATTATGAAAATCCTACTTATTAACAGAAAATGTCAAAAAGACAGAAAtgcccaaaaaagaaaattaaaatacatattatctCACCACTCAAAGAAAATCAATGTTAATCTTAAAGAATATcctagtttttttcattttgcacatTATTTTGTAGAGAAATGAGATCATAGTATTCATACCGTGTTATAGCTTTTAAAGAAACTCACCTAATGGCTTTATTGAGGGTATATATGAAAATCCAAATCTCTGCCTACTTTCCAAGCTTCGTAGGAACCTAAGAAAAACCAAACTGAACttcagagaggaaaggaaaagtagTACACCCAGGTGTCACAGATGCTGAAAGGGGAACCTCCTTTATAATGTCACAGTCAGACAAGAGAGGCTGATTCGAGCAATGTCTTTCTCGTACTTTTATGATCTCATTTTGAACATTTAACTctcgcacttttttttttttttttttttttttttttaactctcgcACTTTTTGATGTGTACTTTGTAGACTTAGTCTTTGCTGTGCTCTCAAAGGATGACCCAGGCCCTGTACCACCATCCTGCACAGCTGCTTCGAGAGCGGCCTGGACTTTGGGGACAATGGCCAGGCCCTCATCACCTCTGGCGGCCCCAGGGCGTGCCCAGCACAGTGTACATTCAGGCTGGCCTCTGAGGAGGCACAGGAGTACGTGTATAAACAATTTTACTCACTCTGAAAAGGGGACTGCGAACTGCTTACTGTCAGAACCTCCTGAGAGCCTGCCGAGGTGAAGTGATGTTGTTTCCTCTTGTTGTCGGTGGGGTTACTActgatgaattttattttcttctccgtgcttttctgtattttccaatttttttaaacaataaatgtgTATTATATCCTAAGGGAAATAATCAGGGGGAAATGAtagattattaaattaaattaaattcacatTGTAGACAACGTGAGAATACAGAAAAGTATTAGAAGGACACCATCACCTATAATCACACTCTGCACTGCTTTGGTCGTCGGGGGACGGAGGCAAgagtggggggtgtgtgtgtgtgtgtgtgttgagtgtACGTGGCAGGGTGTTTGTGGCCACGTTTTACAAATCAGACTAGCCCCACCTGGAAATCAGCCTGGGAGATGATCTCAGTGAGGCCGATGTTAGCTACTGATCCCACCACATTTATTACATAAGCCATCCTCTCCTTCCTGATTTAACATACGACCACTATCACATACTAAAATCTTATTAATACTTGTATCACTTATCCACATGAGGATGACTAAATTTCTTTCAGAATCATATTAATTAGGGAGGATTTTTTTCACTAGAATTATTATAAGCCTACAATAATTAAAACTGTGGTACCAGCAGAGGAATAgattaattacattttataattattctattttaattaattaattaaattatgaaTGAACttaagtgcctttgttcaggatcatttgtatttcctttcctgggagctttttttaacctcttctttgcccattttcctgTTGGGTTGgtggtctttttcttatttagtgGTAGAAGGGCTTTATGTATCATAAGAAATTAGCTCTCTTTCTAGTATATGGATTACAAACAATTGTACCTTGGTTGGTTGTTTTCCTATTTTGCTTtcaatgtttctgttttttgttttgtccatGCAAAAATGAAGTCTAATCTGTCCATCTATAATGGCACCTGATGTTGGGTGAATAGTCAGAAAGACTTCCTCCACTCTGagattagagagagagaaagagaggttgagacttctcctatgttttcttctggcacACTTGCTTTTTAACTCAATCTGATACCTTGGGGATTATTCCTATCAGTATGAAGAGATTCTGGGTACAAGTCCTGGTTTTCCAAATTGTGTCATGTTGTTTCAGTCTCTTAAAACTGTCTTCTGAAGAGcagaatttaaaactttataaagcccaacttattcatttttttcttttctagatggAGCTTTTAGTTTAAACCTAAGTATTTAACCATggtttttggtgctattgtaaatggtaatttttaaaatttcaatttccaattattcattgctaatatatagaaatactatTGGTTTTTGTATACTgaccttgtattctgcaaccttgcttCCTTCTTAGCTCTGGTCACAtatttgtagattctttgggatcttctacatagataatcacattgtctgcaaataaagacagttttatttcttctttccaatctgtacaccttttatttctttggttcACCTTATTGGACAGGCTATAATCTCCAGCACaattttgaatagaagtggtaagagaggacatccttgtcttattcctgatcttagcagaGAAACAGTCTTTTACTgttaagtatgatgctagctgtaggttttttgtagatgccctttattaggctgaggaaattcccttctattcctagtttgctgagagttttcatcatgaatggatgttgaattttgccaagtgcttttctgcacctattgagatgatcatatagggtttttttctctttagtctaTATATGCTAAAACTGTGTCAAGAATTTCAGTCTTGATGTTCATGAGGGATTACCTTGTTTCCATTTCCTCCCCAGTCTGGTGTTAAATACAGTTCATCAGAAAGGTTCCAACACCTGGTGCCCAATCGAGGCAGTTGGGAAGGAGtttgaggaggaagaagaggaggaggaggaggaccaggaagaggaggaagaggaggaggaagaggaggaggaggaagaggagaaaaaagtgGAGCTCTTAAACTCCCCAGTCACCTTGCTGCCAGACCTCTTGGAATTTGAACGGTGAGAAGAGCTAGGCCCCTGTGGGGAAGGGGACAGGTGCTCCACCTGGGGCGTCCTGCAGGCCCCGAGTCATGGAAGCTCCAGGATTTCCACATGGCGGGGGCTCAGGGATGAGGTTGGCAGAGGAGCCAGAGAAATAGTCCTGAAGCCACATCTGCATAGCACGTGAAGTGTGTTTCCTTAGACTGACTTTATTTGGGGTGACTTTGGGGGGCCTGTGGGTGGGATATGAGGGCTAAAGCCACCCCCACTGCTGCACACACACCACAGGTCTGCTTCAGCAGCATTACTAATCTTGGAGTAAGAAAGGCAGTGGATGGATGGCTCAGATTCCCCCTGTCCCTCACCGCTCCTCCACAGACCTGAGGCCCTCCACATCCATGTGGGAGGTGCGGGCCCAGTAGAAGAAGGCTTGTTCCACAGCTTCCAAATTAAAGCGAGGTCATATCATATCTGCACGTGTCTGGGCTCTAAACTTGAAGCAGTTCTCCCCTGGGGGGAGAGCTGAGCCTGCCCTGCCTCTCATCCTCTCTTTTGTACGgcagagagcttcacagggggTGCTGGGAGGACTTGGGGAGGGACTGCGAAGCACAAAGCTAAGTCGCCCACGGCCCCCCAGATAGCTTCTACTCTGCAAGTGGCAGGGCAGGCGGCGGCTAGTGAGGCTGAGTCCCTGGTGAAGCACAGTGCGGGCAAGGCCTGTGTGCTGTGCATgcctcccctctccccgccaccacGGGATCCCGAGGAGCCGGCCTGGGCGGGACCCCGGGCCACCGGCTTCAGGTCCGGGAGTTGCTGCCCTTTCTGTTGCAGGTACCTCAACTTTTACAAGCAGACGATGGACCTTCTGACCGGGAACGGGATCGTCTCCTCGCAGGAGGTGACCCTCCCCATCGTGTCTGCGGCCATCTCCCACCTGTGGCAGACCCTCTCCGAGGAGAGTAAGGCCAGCCTCCTGCAGGCCTGGGCGCAGAAGCACAGCGGCCTCCTGGGCCTCGTGGGGGCCTGTCAGGAGCCGGCCTGCGCCGAGGGCAGCGTGAAGGACAGCGGAGTGGAAAGCCAGGGGGCCAGCTGCTCGCTCGTCTCCACCCCCGAGGAGGTGAGCGGACCGAcgggtggggtggagggtgggcatCACCTTTGCCTGGAGACGCCAGGGAGCTGCCCGGGTCAGACAGTAACTTGAAGGTGCTGTTTGGATTCTGGCGCGCGGTAAGTTTCTGATTTTCCCGACATAGTATACGCAACCACAGAACCACAGTTATTTTTCCCCTGCTACTTTCCTGGCCTTTCCATGGGGATTACAGAAAAGAAGGTTTAGAAGGTTGTATGCACTAGGATTCTTTCGGCTTCAAGTTACTTGCTCTTTAAACCAAGAGGAAATGTACTCGGCACACCCAGGGAGGGCCCGAGGCAGGAGGACTTCCGCTTCATCTCCCTGCGATGTCGCTGACTACTCGGCTCTTCCTGTCTCCCTGCTCTGCCTCGTCTCAAGGCCGGCAtctcacctgccctccccaacccacttcccccaccccgtgtGGTGACTGTGGAACGGCTGCTGGTAGCAATCAAGTTGTTATTCCTTCTCTACATCAGGTAGGAGAAAAGATTCTCTGTGCCTCTTTCTTAAGGGTCAAGGAAGAACTTTCCCAGAAATTTGCACCATACCTCTCCTGCCCTCTCATTGGCCGGAATTGGTCATATTGCTAGATTACTGAGCCAATGAGTAATCGAGAGAGGACTAATCAGGCCCAATCCCTGAGAGCAGGTCAGCTCCCACCCCAAAGAGCATTGCAGAACGCAGAGGAGGCAACCACGCCTCTGCTGTAAATGTGCGTCTCCGCGTTCAAGCAGCAAGAACGGCCATGGTGAGCCATGCAGAGCATTGGGTGGCATTAGGTTCGCGGTCCGCTCAGCGCTGAGATCAAACTGGGCCCCTCAGCTGCTTTTCCAGAATTAGGACAGCCTCAGAAGGCTGCGGCTACCACTTGGCGGCTGCATCTGCCCTCCCTTGTCTAACGGGGAGGGCAGTTCTTTGCTCTCCGCGCCTGTCTAGTGCTTTGCGGGACATTTAGCTTCCATggaccccaccccctgctttgCCCTGACTTTCCAAATACTCCTCCGCGGGTGGTCCCTTGGAGGGGACGTCCAGTGTCTCTCTGGGGAGTCTTAGAGCCAGAGAACCTCCTCCAAGTGCCTCTGATGCTGGGGGCCAGCCCTGGAGGCCCCATCCTCTGGGAGGTTTCCCAGCCACCAGGGCCTGGGCCAGGAGAGCAGTGGTCACCTTGCCCAGTCCTTCCAGTTCACAGACTAGGCCTAGCATGTGTCCTAGCAAGTCCAGGGCACATAGTTCCTGCTTCAAGCATTGTATCCTTCAGTACAGAGTTTTTCAAGTCTCTGCCCTTTGGTCACCTGTTTATGCTCTACCCTCCATGATCTCCCCTGATGCTTCTCAAGTGGAGTTTAGTTAACAGGCAGGTGCctggggacgtccctggtggtccagaggctaagactctgtgctcccaatgcagggggcccgggttctatccccggccagggaactagatcccacatgcctcaactaaagatcccgcatgccacaacgaagatcccacgtgccgcaactaagacccgaggcagccaaataaataaatctttaaaaaaaaaaaaaaaaaggcaggtgcCTGGCTAgtaccccagacccactgaatccgAGTCCCCGAGGGGGTggctcagaatctgcattttgaacaAGCACCCCA
This genomic window from Eubalaena glacialis isolate mEubGla1 chromosome 8, mEubGla1.1.hap2.+ XY, whole genome shotgun sequence contains:
- the STRA8 gene encoding stimulated by retinoic acid gene 8 protein homolog isoform X1, with product METSGEDNKPSGRAMPRPLAQLQKVEPRVARRRLSQARHRATLAGLFSSLSKTVYSHSDLTASKWQVLNKAKNHIQELEQTLDNLLKLKESFNLEDGNVNSLEEVKEEYASMYSRNPSFHQKGSNTWYLNFYKQTMDLLTGNGIVSSQEVTLPIVSAAISHLWQTLSEESKASLLQAWAQKHSGLLGLVGACQEPACAEGSVKDSGVESQGASCSLVSTPEEILFEDAFDVASFRDKSEAPSTSSSSSVLAVCNPENPEEKFQLYMQIVNFFKGLCCVNTQFKQEPDLPVDDEMIMLRCMETFDDEDL
- the STRA8 gene encoding stimulated by retinoic acid gene 8 protein homolog isoform X2, with the translated sequence METSGEDNKPSGRAMPRPLAQLQKVEPRVARRRLSQARHRATLAGLFSSLSKTVYSHSDLTASKWQVLNKAKNHIQELEQTLDNLLKLKESFNLEDGNVNSLEEVKEEYASMYSRNPSLVLNTVHQKGSNTWCPIEAVGKEFEEEEEEEEEDQEEEEEEEEEEEEEEEKKVELLNSPVTLLPDLLEFERYLNFYKQTMDLLTGNGIVSSQEVTLPIVSAAISHLWQTLSEESKASLLQAWAQKHSGLLGLVGACQEPACAEGSVKDSGVESQGASCSLVSTPEEILFEDAFDVASFRDKSEAPSTSSSSSVLAVCNPENPEEKFQLYMQIVNFFKGLCCVNTQFKQEPDLPVDDEMIMLRCMETFDDEDL